TTGTGTCATCCATTTATTAAAACTTGGATTTTCCATAGCTTCTTTATATACTCCTGATGTAGTATCATTTCCTGAAGTATTTAAAGCATAGTTATCTTTTCTTTCTTCTACAAAAGTTTCATATTTAACATGTCCAGGACTATCCACTGCAGTTACATTTGAAGCATGATATGGAGTATTTAAATCCCCTAGATAATGTAATCCTTGGCCTAAAAGGAATGTAGCTTCTTTAAAATTTCCCTTTTCCCATTCATTTTTAGCTAATGTAGCAAACTTTCTTACTTGAGTTTCTGCTGTATCATATATAGGATATGATGCATACCAACTATTATCAATAGTAAAATTGTTTCCAGTGTCAGGATCATAGAAATGATCTTGATATAGATCATATGCGTTAGGATCGTAATCTGGATATGTAGACCCTAACTTTAAATCCCCTAAGTATTCATTTAAAATTTTAATATTATCCTTAACTTGCTGAGATTCATTTCCACTTAAATCATTGTTTAGCATACTTAACCCATGTTCTGCTATTAATGAATGTGTCCCTGTTCCATCTTTTTTACCATCCCATGCATAAGAAGTACCCCCCATAAGAGTACATAAACCTAATACGCACAGTATATTAGATACTTTTTTTAAAGCTTTCATATAGTGCCCTCCCTAATATCCTCTAATCTTGCATTGCTTTCATGTCAAATATTATCATTTTTTATTTTTTTAACAATATTTTTGGACTAAAATATCGATATAAGGGAGTAAAATTAGAATTTTAAAAAAATATGGAGTTGTTTTAATTATCTAAAAACAACTCCATAATCTCTTAATCTGCTATATTGTAAACTGCTAAACCATCTCTATTTATTTCTTTTTTCTTAACTTCTACTAAAGCTTTTAATGTATCTAACGAAGTCATTACTTCTGTTGAAAACTCCGTAGCTGTTCTTCTTATCTTGAACCCATCTCTAGTTGAATCATTTCCTTTAGTAGGTGTATTTATTACTATATCTACTTGCTTGTTTCTTATAACATCTAATATGTTAGGTCTAGCTTCTTCTACTCTATTTACTATTGTAGCTTCTATTCCATTTTCTCTTAAAGATTCAGCCGTTCCTTCTGTTGCTACAAATGTATATCCTAAGTCATTCATGTCTTTAGCTATTTCTATAAACTCATCTTTATCATAGTTATTTATAGTTGCTAAAACAACACCTCTTTTATTAGACATCTTTTTACCAGCACCTAAGAATCCTTTGTATAAAGCTTCTTCTAAAGTTTCTCCTACTCCTAAAACTTCTCCTGTAGATTTCATTTCAGGCCCTAAGCTTACATCTACCTTAGCAAGCTTTGACATTGAGAATACTGGAACTTTTACAGATATTAACTTAGGTTCTTTATAAACTCCTGTTCCATATCCTAAATCTTTTAACTTATATCCTAGCATGCATTTCGTAGCTAAATCTACTATAGGCACCTTACTAACCTTACTTATATATGGAACTGTTCTACTTGCTCTTGGGTTAACCTCTATTATATATAGTTCTCCATGGAACTCTATAAACTGTATATTAACCATTCCTAATACGTTTAACTCTAATGCAATTTTTTTAGTGTAATCTAATATTTTTGCTTTTATTTCATCACTTATATTTTGACTAGGATACATTGTTATACTATCTCCAGAGTGAACCCCAGCTCTTTCTAAATGTTCCATTATCCCTGGTATTAATATATCTTCTCCATCACATATAGCGTCTACTTCTATTTCTCTACCAGTTAAGTATTTATCTATAAGTACAGGATTTTTAGTATCTCTTAAAAATGCATCTTTTAAATATTGAGCTAACTTATTTTCATCATAAGTTATTTCCATTCCTTGACCACCTAGAACATATGAAGGTCTAACAAGTACTGGATATCCTAACTTTTTAGCTTCTTCGATACCTTCGTTTACTGACCATATAGCTTTACCTTTCGGTCTATTTATATCTAGTTTTTCTAATAACTCATCAAACTTCTCTCTATCTTCAGCTGCATCTATATCCTTGCAACTAGTTCCTAATATCTTTATTTCCTTTTCATCTAGGAATTTAGCTAATTTTATAGCTGTCTGTCCTCCAAATTGAAGTATCACTCCATCTGGATTTTCTTTTTCTATTATATTTAAAACTTCTTCTTCTGTTAGTGGTTCAAAGTATAATTTATCAGAAGTATCGAAGTCTGTACTTACTGTTTCTGGATTGTTGTTTACTATTATAGTTTCTATTCCTTGTGCTCTTAGAGATTTTACACAGTGAACTGAGCAATAATCAAATTCTATACCTTGACCTATTCTTATTGGTCCAGATCCTAAAACTATTACTTTTTTCTTATCACTTACTACTACCTCATCGTATTGTTCATAAGTTGAGTAGTAATATGGAGATAAAGCATCGAATTCTCCTCCGCAAGTATCAACCATTTTATATGATGGATTTATATTATATAAGCTTCTTAATTCATAAACTTTAGCTGGACTTATTTTCATTAAATCAGCTATCCCTTTATCTGAGAATCCTTTTTTCTTTAACTCTAGTAAATATTCTTTATTTAAATCTTCAATATGCATTCCTCTTAACTTTTCTTCTTGCTCTACTATCCACTTAAATTTATTTATAAACCACTTGTCAACTCCAGTGATTTGTTCTATCATCTCTAGCTTATAGCCTCTTCTTATCATTTCAGCTAAGTCAAATAGTCTTTCATCATCAGGAACTACTACTCTTGCTTTTAGTTCTTCTATGCTTCTATCTTCAGATGCCTTATGAACTAATGAATATTTTCCTATTTCAAGAGATCTTATTCCTTTAAGTATAGCTGCTTCAAAGTTACTTCCTATACTCATTATTTCTCCTGTAGCCATCATCTTTGTTCCTAGCTTTCTATTAGCTTGCTTGAATTTATCAAATGGCCATTTAGGTATTTTTACAACTACATAATCTAATGTAGGTTCAAAACATGCATAAGTCTTTTTAGTAACAGCATTTTGTATTTCATCTAATGTATATCCTAATGCAATTTTAGCTGCAACCTTAGCTATTGGATATCCTGTAGCCTTTGATGCAAGTGCAGAAGATCTACTTACTCTTGGGTTTATTTCTATTATTGCATACTCTAAACTATGAGGATTTAAAGCTATTTGAACATTACATCCACCTTGAACTTCTATAGCATTTATTATATCTATTGATGCTTTTCTAAGCATTTGATATTCTTTATCACTTAAAGTTTGACTCGGGGCTACTACTATACTGTCTCCTGTATGAACTCCAACTGGATCTATATTTTCCATATTACATACTGTTATACAGTTACCATTAGAGTCTCTCATTACTTCATACTCTATTTCTTTCCAACCTTTTATACTTTTTTCAATTAGTACTTGGCTTACTGGGCTTAACTGTAATCCTTGAGAAAGTATTTCTGTTAGCTCTTCCTCGTTATCAGCTATACCTCCTCCAGTTCCTGCTAGAGTGTATGCAGGTCTAACTACTACTGGATATCCTATTTTCTCTGCAAATGCTAATCCATCTTCTAAGTTAGTTACTATATCACTAATAACTACTGGTTGGTTTATTTCTTTCATTACTTCTCTAAATAAATCTCTGTCTTCACCTTTTTTTATAGAATCTATAGAAGTTCCTAAAACTCTTACATTATATTTATCAAGTATTCCTGCATCATGAAGTTCAACAGCTAAGTTAAGTCCTGTTTGACCTCCCATTCCTGCTAATATACTATCTGGTCTTTCTTTTTCTATTATTTTTTCTATAAATTCTATTGTTAATGGTTCTATATATATCTTATCCGCTACTTCTGCATCAGTCATTATTGTAGCTGGGTTACTATTTATTAAAACAACTTCTATTCCCTCTTCTTTTAACGCTTGGCAAGCTTGTGTTCCTGAATAGTCAAACTCAGCTGCTTGTCCTATTATTATCGGTCCTGAACCTAGTACTAATGTCTTTTTTATATTATCTATTTTAGGCATAATTTATTTCTCCTTATCTAAGTTAATTTAAACAATCGCTTATATTAGTGCTAAAAACTTATCAAATATATAATCATTGTCTTTTGGCCCTGGACAAGCCTCTGGATGGTACTGAACACTGTATATTGGTAACTCTTTATGTCTCATACCTTCAACAGTATTATCATTTAAATTTATATGTGTTACTTCCATGTTTTCTGGCATTCTAGATACATAATATCCATGATTTTGAGATGTTATATATACCTTCTGGTCTTCTAAATCTTTTACTGGATGGTTTCCACCTCTATGTCCAAACTTAAGTTTTCCTGTTTGACCTCCAAGTGTTAAAGCTAGTAATTGATGTCCTAAACATATACCTGCTATAGGTTTTTTACCTATCAATTGCTTTATATTTTTTATAACATCTTCTAAATCTTCTGGATCTCCAGGTCCGTTAGATAAGAATATTAAATCAGGATTTTCCTTAAGTATTTCATCAGCACTTGTTGTTGCTGGGAATACAACTAAATCACATCCTCTTGCTTTAAATGATCTTAATATATTTTGTTTAACCCCAAAGTCCATAACTGCTACTTTAGGTCCATTTCCTTTTATATATTCTTTCTCTTTTCTAGTAACTGTTTTAACAGCTTCTGTATTTGAGAATTTCCCTATTTTAGAAACAACATCTTCTAATGTAAAGTTTTCTAAAGTTATTATTCCTCTCATAGTTCCATTATTTCTTAAAATCTTAGTTAATGCTCTTGTATCTATTCCTTCAAGCCCTATAATTTTATTTTGTTTTAAATAAGTGTCTATATCCATTTCACATCTAAAGTTATTTGGGTTATCTGACTTTTCTCTTACTATAAACCCTTTCACATGAACTCCTGATGATTCTACATCCTCTAAATTTATTCCATAGTTTCCTATTAGCGGGTAAGTCATTGTTACGATTTGACCATAGTATGATGGGTCTGTTAAAACTTCTCCATATCCTGTCATTGAAGTATTAAAAACTACCTCTCCTACACTATCCTTTAAATATCCAAAAGCTTTACCTTCAAATATAGTTCCATCTTCTAATATTAATCTAGCTTTCATAACTTACCTCCCTTTAAGCATTTTCTATTTCATTTATTATTTTTTCAGCAGCTTCACTTGGATTTTCTGCCTTAGTTATAGGTCTTCCAACAACTAAGTAGTGAGCTCCTTTATTTATAGCATCTTTTGGTGTAACAACTCTTTTTTGATCTCCAGCATCAACTGTCTTAGGTCTTATTCCTGGACATACTGTAACAAACTCACTTCCACAAGCCTCTACTATTCTATCAACCTCTTGAGCCGAACAAACTATTCCATCTATGCCAGCTTCTTTAGCTAACTTAGCTCTTTTTATTGCTAATTCTTGAGTTGTCATATTGCATCCTATATCTTGTAAATCTCTATCGCTTAAAGAAGTTAATACTGTAACTCCTACTATTATTGGTTTTTCTATTCCTAATTTTTCAGCTTCTTCTTTTGCAGCTAATGCACACTGTCTCATACCTTCCATATCCGAAACATGGATTGTCATTAACCATACGTTATCTCTTACTGCTGCTCTTACTGCACTTTGCATTGTATTTGGGATATCATGAAACTTTAAATCTAAAAATATCTTCTTCCCTTTTTCTTTTAAATAATCTACAGTTTTCCCTCTTGTTGCTACATATTGTTCTAACCCAACCTTAAATATATCAACACTATCCTCTAGCTTATCTATTAATTCCTTAGCTTTATCAAAGTCGTTAGTATCTATAGCTACAATCAGCTTATCTTTTCCATTTATCATTTTACTCTCTCCTTTTTATATAAAGCCCCTAATATCAGAAAAATCCTTACACCTCTAGAGGTGTAAGGATTTAATATTTCATAACGATTTTTTGTTATGACGATATCTTTCCCAGCCTCTCTGGACTAGTTTAAAAGACTTTATTATTTAATTTTTATATTAAAAAAACCTCTAACTAATCCAGTTAGAGGTTATATGTACACAAATTAAACATATCTTCATATATAACCTTACTAGCCTCTCTGGACTACTTTCAAGGAAGTTTTATTTTCATTTTTTATTAAAACTCTGGCTTAATATCCTCTCGGGATAATTTAAAGCTTTCTCTTTTTTATAATTATTACACTTATTTATAGTCATGTCAACTATTTTTAAAACCTTTATACAATAAGCTAAACCAAAATACTATCTATAGTTTTCTTTAAAAGTAATAAAGACACATAGCATTTATTGCCACCCTCCATAGTAATTATCCTCTGCTTTTTATCTATACTTTTAACTTTTAATTTATTTATTATATAAGATTTATGACATCTGATAAATCTATTATCCAACTGAGATTCTAACTCCTTTAAAGTCCCACTAAACTCTATATAACTATTCTCTGTTCTAAGTGCTATAAATCTTTTTTTACACGTTTCAAAATACAAAATATCATCATACTTAACTTTTTCTATTTTATCAACTTTGTCAATAAAAAAACAATCCTCTTCTAATTCACTCTTTATCTTTTCATTAGCAACAAATATACATTCTTTGACTCTTTTACTTACTTCTTCAAAATTTTCTTTAACTATATAATCTATAGCCCCTATATGATATTTAAAAGTAAGATGACTCATATCTTTATGTGATGTAATTATAACTATAATCGCTTTTGTATCTATTTCATTTATTTGTTTTGCTAGTTGAATTCCATTTACATCTCCACCTATATTGATATCTAAGAAATATACCCCTCTATCCTTAAACTCTGATATATAACTTAAAATTTCTTGTGCTGAATCAGTAGATAATGTTATTTCTCCACCTATATCTTCAATTTCTAAAATAGATAATATAGACTCTTCTAGCTTACGCCTTTGCTCTTTATCATCCTCACATATAAATATCCTCATCCTAACTCCTCCTTATTTATATATATCTAACTGTTGAATAAACTCATCTTCAATTTTTATATTAAAAAATGCATTTTCATAATTTTTCAATATATCTTTTAGATTACTTAATCCCATTCCTCTTTCTTCTCCCTTTGATGAAAATCCTTTTTCAAATAATAACGATACATCTTCAACTTTTTGTTTATACGTATTTGAAATAATTATAGATGTAAGATTTGTTTTTTCTAAAATTAAAATATTTAAAGACGGGTCTTGAGACTCCAAGCAAGCCTCTATACTATTATCTAAAAGAATTCCTAATATCCTACATAAATCCAATATATTAAAATTTACTTCTGATATAATATTTGGAATATGTAAGTTTGTTTTTATTTTGTTTTTTTCAGCATGTATTAACTTAGAAGCTACTACCCCTTTAACCTCTATACACTGTATATTACCTATTGATGACCATGTTAAATTGAATAAATCTAACTCCTTACTCAAACATTCAATATGTGAATAAAAAAATTTCTTTAATCCATCTAAATCATTGGATTCTATATGCCCACACATAGATAGCATTATATTTTTATAATCATGCCTAAATTTTTTCATTTCATTAGTCGCATATTCTAATTTTTTGTTATATTCATTTATTTCTTTAATTCTTTTTTGATTATTTATTAACATAATAAGAAATATAGTACATAAAAAAGTTATAAAATATATAAATGGAAGTACTCCATTTCTATCCATTTCTAATCCCAGTGCACAAACTACATTTGTTTGGCTATTTGTTTCAAAGTATATACAAATAGATAATATACTCGTTAATATAATTAATACTTGAAGTTTAAATCTATCTAATATAGTAAATTCTTCTAAATTATTTATAAATGTATTATTTAAAAATCTAGAAACCATTACAATTATTATATATGTAATAATATAATAACAAATTAAATAAATATAGTTTCCTAATTTATATATATTTACCCCAGTTAAAAATGCAATCATATTATAACAAAATATATTAACCGTTATGTATAGAACCGTGGATATAAGAGGTATCGCTATAGTTAACAATGTTTTTTTCGTTATTTTATAAACTACAATAGCATTTATAATATTTAATCCATATAATGGTGAAATTTTTAAATATCTAGCTGTGATAGACAATCCTATATATAAAATAATAAAATAAACAGTTAATTTTATTTTATTTCTCTTAAAATCGTAAAGATTTGTGAAACTTAAATAGACCCCTATACTTGTCAAAAGCATATAAAAATGAAACATATCCCCATATACCTTTCTATTAAATTTTACAAAATTAAAGAGTAACCCTATATAAAAATAGAGTTACTCCTTAATTATACGACACTTATATAATATTCTTTTCTTAATTTGTCTTTAACGTCTAATTTTACATATTTAAAATCTATATTATGATATTTACATCCAATTTCAAAATGCTTTAAAGCTATCCCCATATTAATTTGATTCATATTTTCATCTGAATCTTTTTTCATATATATATCAAGAGACCCATTGTTTTGATAAAATCTCCATGGTTGCGAATTTTTGTATGATGGCGCTATTCTTACACATTCAATTATATTAGTCCATTTTTCATCTACATTCTTAGCAATCTTTTTCATTGGTTTTCTATCTATATTTTCATTTTCTTTTCTAAACAATTCATTTCCATCTGGAAATCCTATAGCTATTAACATTACTGGCTTTTCATTTTCTTCTAAGTGTACAAAGTCTAATATAGACTCTTTATTAAAATTATCATCTAACCAACTCGTTGCTAATCCCATTTCTGTTAATTTTAAAATTAACTCTTCTCCTGCAAATCCTACACTATCTAAATATTTTATTGGAGTTGGCTTCTCAACATCCCCTTCTTCGTTTTCTTCTATTTCAGGAAGTTGAACTGTTAAAACTATATAATGAGGAGCAACTAGTCTATGTCTCTTTTTTATTATAAATTTCAAGCTATCCCCTTTTAAAATAGGATGTGCCTTAATCTTTATTTCTTTATTTAAACTATCCATATCTTCACATAAATTTCGAACTTCTTCAAACATATTTATGCTTAATCTTTTTGTAGAGTATTTTTTTATAGATTTTCTATAAAAAATCGCATCATATAACTGCAAATCTAATTCCTCCTATCTACAAATATAATAAATATTATTATATCAAAATATATAGTTTTATACTATCTTTCATTGTTCTCAAAATAGTTACATTATTTACTTTATTTTTTAAAATCAATCCGTTTTTAAAATTTAAATTTATGGGTATTTTAAAATAATATCGTTAAAATAATAAGTTTGAATAGTCTTTCATTTTAGAATAGTACAACTTTTTAATATTAAAAAAAAACTGTAAATGTATTAACAAAATGATGTTATACTTAGGCTAAGAAAGACTTATTCTTATTTTAAATACAATTATTTTGAAAGGATGTGCCTTTATGAATTTAGAAAAAAATTTAGAAAAATATGCTGAGCTATCTGTTAAGGTAGGAGTTAATATACAACCTGGACAAACGTTATTAGTTAGATCTCCTCTTGAGTGTGCTCCATTTGTAAGAAAAGTTGTAAAAAAAGCTTATGACCTAGGAGCTAAGGATGTACATATAGAATGGTCAGATGAAGAATGTACTCTTATAAAATATTTAAATGCACCAGATGAAACTTTCAACGAGTTCCCAACTTGGGTTTCTGATCAATACGTAAAAATAGCTAAAGAAGGCGGAGCTTTCTTAACTGTTTACGCTCAAGATCCAGATTTATTAAAAGATGTAGACCCTCAAAAAGTTGCTAACTTCCAAAAAGCATCTGCTGAAGCTTTACAAGAGTGGAGATCTTATACTCTATCTGATAAATCAAAATGGAGTATAGTTTCTGTTCCTACAGCAAACTGGTCTAAAAAAGTATTCCCAGGAGTTTCTGAAGAAGAAGCAATAGATAAAATGTGGGAAGCAATATTCCATTGTACAAGAGTCGACCAAGAAGATCCAATAGAAGCTTGGAATCAACATAATAAAAACTTAAAAGTTAGAATGAGCTTCTTAAATGATAGCAAATTTAAAACTTTATACTTCAAATCTGGTAAAACAGATATAACTATGGAATTACCTGAAGGTCATATATGGGCAAGTGGAGCTTCAAAAGATCCAAACGGAGTAAACTTCAATCCAAATATACCAACAGAAGAAGTATTCACTTTACCTCATAAATTTGGTGTTAACGGTATAGTTGCAAGTACTAAACCTCTTGTTTACGGTGGAAATGTTATAAACAACTTTACATTAACATTTAAAGATGGAAAGATAGTAGACTTTACTGCTGAAGAAGGATATGATACTTTAGCTAAATTAATAGATACAGACGAAGGTTCTCACTATCTTGGAGAAGTTGCTTTAGTTCCATTTAAATCTCCTATATCAAATACAAATATAGTATTCTACAATACTTTATACGATGAAAATGCTTCTTGTCACTTTGCTATAGGTACAGCTTATAAGAGCTGTGTTGAAAACGGAGTTAACATACCTCAAGAAGATTTAGATAAACATGGCATAAACTTCAGTATAACTCATGTTGATTTCATGATAGGTTCTGCTGATATGAACATAGTTGGTGAAAAAGCTAACGGTGAAAAAGTTCAAATATTCACAGATGGAAACTGGGCATTCTAATAATAATCAAAAAAGGGCTATCTATTTTAGATAGTCCTTTTATAATTCTAGTATATTTTTTCCGTCCAATTAAGCTTTTCTATATGTTCTAAAACAACATCATCGCTCATTTCTGGGTGTATAGTATCTTCATGAGCTATAGTTAAAACAGACATAGCTACTGCATATTTAACTGTATCTTTTAAACTTACGTTTCTCATGTAACCATATCCTAACCCAGCTACAAATGAATCTCCAGCTCCTGTAACATTTACAACAGGAACATTATTTGCCTTTATAGTTCCTTCTTCAGTTCCATTATTATAATATATACCATCTTCATCTAAGCTTATAAATACATTTTCTATTCCTAAATCTATAAAGTGTTTACCAGCTTTTCTTAAATCATTCTCTGACTTTATTTCGAATCCGCACATTATTTCCGCTTCATATCTGTTAGGTTTTATTGTATGGAAATATTTTATTAAATGTTTTATATGCTTAGCTTTACAAGCAGATACAGGATCTAAGATAAATTTAGTTTGTCCTTCAAAAGTTTTTAATATATATTCAACAATTTCAGGTTTATCCGAGTCTAAAAACATATATTCAGCATTTCTTATTATTTCTGCTTTTGAATCTATAAACTCTGTTGTAAACATGTCAGTTACTTTCATATCAACTACTGCTGATTCAAGTTCTCCTTCATGATTTAAAACAGCCATGTATGTAGGTGTGCTTCCACCTTTAATTATTAAAGAGTCTTCCATATCATAGTTCATAACTTTAGAATGTTCCATCATTCTTCTTCCTGTTTCATCATCACCTAATATTGATATGAACTTTGTATTTATACCTACTCTAGCCATATTTTCTGCTATGTTTCTACATACTCCACCAAAAGAAGTTTTAACCCTTCCTGGATTTGAGTCGTTACATCTATAATTATCATTTGTAAATCCGATTATATCAAATATTGATACTCCAAAAACTAAAGCGTATGGTTGTTTATTATTTGCCATTTTTATCTTCGACCTCCCATAAGAATCACTTTCATATTTTAACATAAAAATATATGCCTTTTCTAGACAAAAAAGCACATATTTTGACCTTTTGCAATATTTTCTAGAAATTTTTTAAAATTAAATACGCTAATATCGTTTTCTTCATTTTTTATTTTTACCAATAAAAATTTACTTTACTCTTATCGTCAATAACTTCATTATTTACTTAAGAAGTTTTTATTTAATACAATTTATTACAATTGTTATAAGAATTTTAGTTTGATATAATAAATTTTTAAGTACTATTATGCTTTTA
The nucleotide sequence above comes from Paraclostridium bifermentans. Encoded proteins:
- a CDS encoding carbohydrate kinase family protein, which codes for MANNKQPYALVFGVSIFDIIGFTNDNYRCNDSNPGRVKTSFGGVCRNIAENMARVGINTKFISILGDDETGRRMMEHSKVMNYDMEDSLIIKGGSTPTYMAVLNHEGELESAVVDMKVTDMFTTEFIDSKAEIIRNAEYMFLDSDKPEIVEYILKTFEGQTKFILDPVSACKAKHIKHLIKYFHTIKPNRYEAEIMCGFEIKSENDLRKAGKHFIDLGIENVFISLDEDGIYYNNGTEEGTIKANNVPVVNVTGAGDSFVAGLGYGYMRNVSLKDTVKYAVAMSVLTIAHEDTIHPEMSDDVVLEHIEKLNWTEKIY